From the genome of Triticum aestivum cultivar Chinese Spring chromosome 3B, IWGSC CS RefSeq v2.1, whole genome shotgun sequence, one region includes:
- the LOC123070617 gene encoding dynamin-related protein 5A, producing MAMSPAAGRTPNPKAAPSPSAHRAVADSASAAAAAAAAASDTKARFEAYNRLQAAAVAFGEKLPIPEIVAIGGQSDGKSSLLEALLGFRFNVREVEMGTRRPLVLQMVHDPTALDPRCRFQEEDSEEDGHPMVQAAAIADLIKQRTESHLRTIQAAVSAKPIVMRAEYAHCPNLTIIDTPGFVLKAKKGEPERTPEEILSMVKTLASPPHRLILFLQQSSVEWCSSLWLDAIREIDPTFRRTMIVISKFDNRLKEFTERWEVDSYLSASGYLGDNVHPFFVALPKDRGTISNDEFRRQICQVDIDVLRHLRDGVKGGFNEEKFGPYIGFSCLRKYLESELQKRYKEAAPATLALLEQRCSDVSMELSRMDSKLQATSDVSQLRRSAMLHAASICTHLRALLDGAADPAPEVWGKTTEEEQMHSGINSWPGISVPVKPPNSSLKLYGGAAFERVMHEFRCATYSMECPQVSREKVANILLAHAGRGGSSGMTEAAAEIARAAARSWLAPLTETACDRLAFVLQSLFDLAMERSRTDDSRYQNVENMDGYVGFLAALRCSYYKFVKDLSKQCKQIVRHHLDSVTSPYSHICYESDFLGGVGTVANTLHRFNQFSGVASFDLSDSGSLEEGQENLPPRDQQHMTPPAKANEREILKESQLTVPETPSPDLPADIHGGKKKDNGNMNDGGARKRHARMAAYANRSHHNNVTVGGDDLVSRSGSSYSSICSISAQYFAKMREVLIERNVPSALNSGFLTPCRERLFLALGFELFAVNDEKFMDMFVSPGAIDCIQNERQSLLKRQKILLSCLSEFKNISRTL from the exons ATGGCGATGTCTCCGGCGGCGGGCAGGACGCCCAACCCCAAGGCGGCGCCGTCCCCGTCCGCCCACCGAGCCGTGGCGGATTCggcctcggccgccgccgccgccgccgccgccgcgtcggacACCAAGGCCCGGTTCGAGGCGTACAaccggctgcaggcggcggcggtggcgttcgggGAGAAGCTCCCGATTCCGGAGATAGTGGCCATAGGGGGCCAGTCGGACGGCAAGAGCTCGCTCCTGGAGGCGCTCCTCGGCTTCCGCTTCAACGTCCGGGAGGTCGAGATGGGCACCCGCCGCCCCCTCGTCCTCCAGATGGTCCACGACCCCACCGCCCTCGATCCCCGGTGCCGCTTCCAG GAGGAGGACTCGGAGGAGGACGGCCACCCCATGGTGCAGGCCGCGGCGATAGCCGACCTCATCAAGCAGCGCACCGAGTCGCACCTCCGGACGATCCAGGCCGCTGTGTCGGCCAAGCCCATCGTCATGAGGGCCGAGTACGCCCACTGCCCCAACCTCACCATCATCGACACCCCAGGTTTCGTGCTTAAG GCTAAGAAAGGCGAGCCGGAGAGGACGCCGGAGGAGATCCTGTCGATGGTGAAGACACTAGcaagcccgccccaccgcctcattCTGTTCCTCCAGCAGAGCAGCGTCGAGTGGTGCTCTTCGCTCTGGCTCGATGCAATTAGAGAGATCGATCCCACTTTCAGGCGCACCATGATAGTCATCTCCAAGTTTGACAACCGACTCAAG GAATTTACCGAAAGGTGGGAGGTCGATAGCTACTTGAGCGCAAGCGGTTACCTTGGGGACAATGTCCACCCATTCTTTGTGGCTCTTCCAAAGGACCGAGGAACAATCTCCAATGATGAGTTCCGGCGGCAAATATGTCAGGTAGATATTGATGTGTTGCGACACTTGCGTGATGGTGTGAAAGGGGGTTTCAATGAAGAGAAGTTTGGTCCGTACATTGGGTTTAGCTGCCTCAGGAAGTACCTGGAGTCTGAACTTCAGAAGAGGTACAAAGAAGCAGCTCCAGCCACCCTAGCATTGTTGGAGCAGAGATGCAGTGATGTCTCGATGGAACTATCCAGAATGGACTCCAAACTTCAAGCAACCTCTGATGTCTCTCAGCTGAGGAGATCGGCGATGCTTCATGCTGCTTCTATCTGCACCCATTTG CGTGCATTACTTGATGGAGCAGCTGATCCAGCTCCAGAGGTATGGGGGAAAACTACCGAAGAGGAGCAAATGCACAGTGGTATTAACAGCTGGCCTGGCATCAGCGTTCCAGTAAAACCTCCCAACTCTAGCCTTAAGCTGTATGGCGGTGCGGCTTTTGAGAGAGTAATGCACGAGTTCCGCTGTGCGACATATTCCATGGAGTGCCCACAGGTGtcaagggagaag GTTGCGAACATATTACTTGCCCATGCTGGAAGAGGTGGAAGCAGTGGGATGACTGAGGCAGCTGCTGAGATAGCACGCGCGGCTGCACGATCTTGGCTTGCTCCTCTTACTGAAACTGCTTGTGATCGGCTTGCATTTGTCCTGCAAAGCTTATTTGACCTTGCAATGGAGCGCAGCCGCACTGATGATTCAAGAT ATCAAAATGTTGAAAATATGGATGGATATGTTGGCTTCCTTGCTGCTCTCCGGTGCTCCTATTATAAGTTTGTCAAGGATTTGTCCAAGCAATGCAAGCAGATAGTACGACATCACCTTGATTCAGTCACGAGCCCCTACTCCCATATTTGTTATGAAAGCGACTTTCTTGGTGGCGTTGGAACTGTAGCAAACACCCTTCACAGGTTTAATCAGTTCAGTGGAGTTGCATCTTTTGACCTATCAGACAGTGGATCACTGGAGGAAGGCCAGGAGAATCTACCACCAAGAGATCAGCAACATATGACTCCACCTGCTAAAGCAAATGAGAGGGAAATTCTGAAAGAAAGCCAGCTGACTGTTCCTGAGACGCCTTCTCCTGATCTGCCGGCCGATATACATGGCGGTAAGAAGAAAGACAACGGAAATATGAATGATGGTGGGGCAAGGAAAAGACATGCAAGGATGGCAGCATATGCAAACAGGAGTCACCATAACAATGTGACTGTTGGTGGCGATGATCTGGTGTCAAGATCAGGGTCATCATACTCCAGCATATGCTCAATATCTGCTCAGTATTTTGCCAAAATGCGAGAAGTCCTGATTGAAAGGAATGTTCCCTCTGCATTGAACTCTGGATTCTTAACACCATG CCGCGAAAGGTTGTTTTTAGCACTTGGATTCGAGCTGTTTGCTGTAAATGACGAGAAGTTCATGGACATGTTTGTGTCTCCCGGCGCGATTGATTGTATCCAGAATGAGCGCCAGTCTCTACTGAAACGTCAAAAGATTCTGCTGTCCTGTTTAAGCGAGTTCAAGAACATCTCACGGACTCTGTAA